A single region of the Schizosaccharomyces osmophilus chromosome 3, complete sequence genome encodes:
- the tef101 gene encoding translation elongation factor EF-1 alpha Ef1a-a, with protein sequence MGKEKGHINIVVIGHVDSGKSTTTGHLIYKCGGIDKRTIEKFEKEATELGKGSFKYAWVLDKLKAERERGITIDIALWKFETPKYYVTVIDAPGHRDFIKNMITGTSQADCAILIIGGGTGEFEAGISKDGQTREHALLAYTLGVKQLIVAVNKMDSVQYSQARFEEIIKETSNFVKKVGFNPKTVPFVPVSGFQGDNMIEPTTNMTWYQGWQKESKAAGVVKGKTLLEAIDAIEPPIRPVEKPLRLPLQDVYKIGGIGTVPVGRVETGTIKPGMIVSFAPSGITTEVKSVEMHHESLQAGLPGDNVGFNVKNVSVKDIRRGNVAGDSKNDPPMGCANFTAQVIILNHPGQISAGYSPVLDCHTSHIACRFNELVEKIDRRTGKKIEEAPKYVKSGDACIAQMVPTKPMCVEAFTDYAPLGRFAVRDMRQTVAVGVIKAVEKVAPGQAKVTKAAQKAGKK encoded by the coding sequence ATGGGCAAGGAAAAGGGACATATTAACATTGTCGTTATCGGTCACGTCGATTCTGGTAAGTCTACCACTACCGGTCACTTGATTTACAAGTGTGGTGGTATCGACAAGCGTACCATCGAGAAGTTCGAGAAGGAAGCCACCGAATTGGGTAAGGGTTCCTTCAAGTACGCCTGGGTTTTGGATAAGCTCAAGGCCGAACGTGAACGTGGTATCACCATCGACATTGCCCTCTGGAAGTTCGAAACTCCCAAGTACTATGTTACCGTTATCGATGCCCCTGGTCACCGTGACTTCATCAAGAACATGATTACCGGTACTTCTCAAGCTGACTGTGCCATCCTCATCATTGGTGGTGGTACTGGTGAATTCGAAGCTGGTATCTCTAAGGACGGTCAAACTCGTGAGCACGCTTTGCTTGCCTACACCTTGGGTGTCAAGCAACTCATCGTTGCTGTCAACAAGATGGACTCCGTCCAATACTCTCAAGCTCGTTTTGAGGAAATTATCAAGGAGACCTCCAACTTCGTCAAGAAGGTCGGTTTCAACCCCAAGACCGTTCCTTTCGTCCCTGTCTCTGGTTTCCAAGGTGACAACATGATTGAACCCACCACCAACATGACCTGGTACCAAGGCTGGCAAAAGGAGAGCAAGGCTGCTGGTGTCGTCAAGGGTAAGACTCTTTTGGAAGCCATTGACGCCATTGAGCCCCCTATCCGTCCCGTTGAGAAGCCTCTCCGTCTTCCTCTTCAAGATGTTTATAAGATCGGAGGTATCGGTACAGTCCCCGTCGGTCGTGTCGAAACCGGTACTATCAAGCCCGGTATGATCGTCAGCTTTGCCCCCTCTGGTATCACCACTGAAGTTAAGTCCGTCGAAATGCACCACGAGTCTCTTCAAGCTGGTCTCCCCGGTGACAACGTCGGCTTTAACGTCAAGAACGTTTCCGTTAAGGATATCCGTCGTGGTAACGTTGCTGGTGACTCCAAGAACGACCCTCCTATGGGCTGTGCTAACTTCACTGCTCAAGTTATTATTCTTAACCACCCCGGTCAAATCTCTGCTGGCTACTCTCCTGTTTTGGATTGCCACACTTCTCACATTGCTTGCCGTTTCAACGAGCTCGTTGAGAAGATTGACCGTCGTACCGGTAAGAAGATTGAAGAAGCCCCCAAGTACGTCAAGTCCGGTGATGCTTGTATCGCTCAAATGGTCCCTACCAAGCCTATGTGCGTTGAAGCTTTCACTGACTACGCTCCTCTTGGTCGTTTCGCCGTCCGTGACATGCGTCAAACCGTCGCTGTCGGTGTCATCAAGGCCGTCGAGAAGGTTGCCCCTGGTCAAGCTAAGGTTACCAAGGCTGCCCAAAAGGCTGGTAAGAAGTAA
- the ent3 gene encoding ENTH/VHS domain protein Ent3 — MDGLQSSIKNINLYDIKAAVRKAQNVVMNYTSTEAKVREATNNEPWGSSTSLMMEIAQGTHNYSQLNEIMPMVYRRFTEKTAEEWRQIYKALQLLEFLVKNGSERVIDDARAHQATIKMLRNFHYIDRYQRDQGLNVRTRAKELVELLNDNDRIRQERRKARQTRGKYFGVGNDADARLSSGSRPRYSGFGSSPHATSFRNNRVYGDGGGFSDYGSGPGFHDSSSYSDTHDHSEYDEYNENHDSAGPSARASRLSPHTTRNSEPSATPISPPPKQQQQSAVADLLGLEEPAAPAPASSTIPTSANTANIGDDDGFGDFQTSSAVSTAAAVSANDDDDAFDDFQSAPSAPSASGGIGNMASFNSFSSSAATPSFGNVASLNVNTPTAVGLSPQNYPSSTQTTQSAKVVKGSGSGGDAFGSLWSSAVTKVKHDDHSKTGTNSPPVSMVPPVSTSSIPPTSNLLSSDDNNLLL; from the coding sequence ATGGACGGGCTTCAATCAAGtataaaaaacattaattTGTATGACATTAAAGCAGCGGTTAGGAAAGCGCAAAATGTGGTAATGAATTATACTTCGACAGAAGCTAAAGTGCGTGAAGCCACAAATAACGAACCCTGGGGTTCAAGTACGTCTTTGATGATGGAAATTGCCCAAGGAACGCATAACTATTCTcaattgaatgaaattatGCCAATGGTTTACCGCAGATTCACCGAGAAGACAGCCGAAGAATGGCGCCAAATCTACAAAGCTCTTCAACTGTTGGAATTTCTAGTAAAGAATGGTTCTGAAAGAGTTATCGACGATGCTCGTGCCCATCAGGCAACGATTAAGATGTTACGCAACTTTCATTACATCGACCGTTATCAAAGAGACCAAGGATTGAATGTGAGAACTAGAGCAAAAGAATTGGTTGAGCTGCTCAACGACAACGATCGTATACGCCAGGAGAGACGAAAGGCTCGACAAACTCGCGGTAAATACTTCGGCGTAGGTAATGACGCTGATGCAAGATTGTCTTCCGGATCCCGCCCAAGGTACTCGGGTTTCGGAAGCTCTCCACATGCTACTAGTTTTAGAAATAATCGCGTTTATGGGGATGGTGGCGGCTTTTCTGACTATGGCAGTGGCCCTGGTTTCCATGACTCGTCTTCCTATAGCGATACTCATGATCATTCCGAGTACGACGAATATAATGAAAACCATGATAGTGCTGGTCCTAGTGCACGTGCATCTAGATTGTCTCCACATACTACAAGAAACTCCGAACCCAGTGCCACTCCAATTTCTCCCCCTCCCAAGCAACAGCAACAGTCTGCCGTGGCTGATCTTCTTGGACTCGAAGAGCCCGCCGCTCCTGCACCCGCTTCTTCAACCATACCCACTTCCGCTAATACTGCTAACATTGGGGATGATGATGGATTTGGTGACTTTCAAACTTCCTCTGCTGTTTCAACTGCCGCTGCAGTTTCTGCAAATGACGACGACGATGCTTTTGACGATTTTCAGAGTGCGCCCTCAGCTCCTTCCGCGTCTGGTGGAATTGGAAATATGGCTTCTTTCAACTCTTTCTCTTCATCTGCCGCCACCCCCTCATTTGGAAACGTTGCTTCTTTAAACGTTAATACTCCTACTGCCGTCGGTCTCTCACCTCAAAACTATCCCTCATCCACCCAAACTACTCAATCAGCCAAGGTCGTGAAAGGTTCGGGCTCTGGTGGAGATGCTTTCGGTAGTCTCTGGAGTTCAGCGGTAACCAAAGTGAAGCATGATGACCATTCGAAAACGGGTACAAACTCCCCACCAGTCTCGATGGTTCCTCCTGTCTCTACATCGTCTATTCCACCTACCTCTAATCTTCTTTCCAGTGATGATAATAATCTCCTTTTGTGA
- the ugp1 gene encoding UTP-glucose-1-phosphate uridylyltransferase-like Ugp1 — MLHRRVHFKSQSTLDFDSIAVSISASTMKNELDKLVHNSKVTDRRIFKLQMENFFALYRRYLLHTVKGYECDWDSIRPLGPQDVTDYMSLLPCEQGSKYLDRVAVLKLNGGMGNNMGINKPKALIELHDSQTFLDLSIQQIEYLNKRYEVAVPFLLMNSCDTNDETCKSLRKYTGYNLDISTFEQSRYPRVSVGSQLPVPKIAPSPIEEWYPPGHGDVFEALVHSGIIDRLLAQGKDYLFVSNIDNLGASVDLRLLSHVIENEIEYAMEVTDKTKADVKVGILVNQDGILRLLERNQVPEKHQEEFTSDRVFKSINTNNVWLYLPAVKRVVENRELNLDIMPNIKTINRNDESTRVIEFTTSIGSAISQFKKTEGIKVNRQRFISVKKSADLLLVRGDLYSIDHGSLKIDESKVGFSPPVVNLTNEFTDEAELFRRIPHMPSIKDLTSLSISGNVYFGKNVVLKGNIVIVASPNATLHIPPNAVLENCVVSGNCKIMDH, encoded by the coding sequence ATGCTTCATCGACGGGTCCATTTTAAATCCCAGTCCACTTTGGACTTTGACAGTATTGCTGTTAGTATTTCAGCGAGCACCATGAAAAACGAGCTTGACAAACTTGTACATAATTCCAAGGTGACTGATCGACGGATATTCAAACTTCAGAtggaaaacttttttgcTCTGTATCGGAGGTATTTATTGCATACAGTTAAAGGATATGAGTGTGATTGGGATTCGATTCGGCCTTTGGGGCCCCAGGATGTCACGGATTACATGAGTTTACTTCCTTGTGAACAAGGATCAAAGTATTTGGACCGGGTAGCAGTTCTAAAACTAAATGGTGGAATGGGGAATAACATGGGTATAAATAAGCCGAAAGCATTAATTGAGCTTCATGACAGTCAGACGTTTCTTGACTTGAGTATCCAACAAATTGAATACCTTAATAAACGATACGAGGTGGCggttccttttttattaatgaaTTCTTGTGATACAAATGATGAGACATGTAAAAGTCTTCGAAAATATACTGGCTACAACCTTGACATATCTACCTTTGAGCAGTCGCGGTATCCTCGCGTTTCCGTGGGTTCTCAGCTTCCAGTTCCAAAAATTGCTCCTTCTCCCATTGAGGAATGGTATCCACCTGGACATGGGGATGTTTTTGAGGCCCTCGTCCACTCGGGAATTATAGACCGTTTGCTCGCACAAGGAAAAGACTATTTATTCGTGAGCAACATCGATAATTTGGGTGCATCTGTCGATCTCAGACTTCTTTCACACGTTATAGAAAACGAAATAGAGTACGCGATGGAGGTTACTGATAAAACCAAAGCGGATGTCAAGGTTGGTATCCTTGTTAACCAGGATGGCATTTTACGATTGTTAGAACGAAATCAAGTTCCAGAAAAGCACCAGGAAGAATTTACTTCAGATCGAGTTTTCAAATCTATCAATACGAACAATGTTTGGCTTTATTTGCCAGCTGTTAAACGAGTAGTTGAAAATCGAGAACTCAATTTGGATATAATGCCGAACATCAAAACCATCAACCGTAATGATGAATCAACTAGGGTAATCGAGTTTACAACTTCTATTGGTTCCGCCATTAgtcaattcaaaaaaaccGAGGGAATAAAAGTTAACCGTCAAAGATTTATTTCCGTAAAGAAGTCTGCGGATTTGCTCCTTGTACGTGGTGATTTGTATTCCATTGATCATGGATCTTTAAAAATCGATGAATCTAAGGTTGGGTTTTCTCCTCCAGTTGTCAACTTAACTAATGAGTTTACTGACGAAGCAGAATTGTTTCGTCGAATACCGCACATGCCCAGTATTAAAGATTTAACTTCGCTGTCGATTTCTGGtaatgtttattttggaaaaaatgttGTTTTGAAAGGCAATATTGTTATCGTAGCATCACCAAATGCGACGCTGCATATCCCACCTAACGCTGTTTTAGAAAACTGTGTAGTATCTGGGAACTGTAAAATAATGGACCACTAA
- the efr3 gene encoding phosphatidylinositol-4 kinase plasma membrane scaffold Efr3 yields MWLLFRSKHKKLVLKCFPSRKIGGSEPNGSPLAYLSYYAASNSGKLRKVIRYLSRLVQHSVYRRRENETVIALKICRTLIQKCPENVMIMASEIVKILLASSNLKNLDVQNVSVDCFASFCERSIKTNSLAFGNEFYKSFDELVSFYFDLSRSESPPDPQQSRMLGLKAFHALTSCKLSNVEGESRSQPHFVIHAFLSNAWSKNEMAQQSFIALVRSTAQAFRPLPPSTTGISLPEHDEVGDTVEIANKKLSLRVLYNVYTQTNPLFMTESTKSLVHFFSGKSNTVVNQTYISVILNQIVEWTPVELRHSIFFCCLRCLQSSRIENANTNVLVPYMIYSILNSQNSIPGLSVIDVLREVEFHLLIAIENTEISDSEWYTLCASPTERLPRRLYLLLLCITSLINHQYYNEEFADVWKEMDSLSSEKATTATQLVVLTALDIMQMEQMEKERPSSVGTLSFIADFLYKAWPATFQRVYTSDSPFVRLKTVNVFFEFLNISPTSIFDFNTVFGKSTVSYFSALWSFIYEISGQIEKWLGKFCFLGEFEAVLRLSQKFYAVYGPITVAAFLPSLYRALNATEGHYLISHQALIADYLLYVSDCLGNDTLKRMSLKWRMSLPSEVLVGLDFNGRKARNLWDPLPTNTTSTISLSLDEVVSELLQKNPSVYPEESKVLFLEKSWHPKYSSFYEKIQKPTKTVTLSSSSENSFTNGLMMSDFNPNPIMVHKTHPSAKVDNQNPKNEKILTLKQALESPPSARTSSGFRTPSEITLSLRSASPLPLLDIFNMNNSLSAPTIQHPPYVNL; encoded by the exons ATGTGGCTTTTATTTCGCTCTAAGCACAAAAAATTAGTACTCAAATGCTTTCcttcaagaaaaatagGAGGGTCGGAGCCTAACGGTTCACCTTTAGCTTATTTGAGCTACTATGCCGCATCCAACTCAGGGAAATTGAGGAAGGTCATTCGTTATTTAAGTCGTCTTGTCCAACATAGCGTATACAGAAGAAGGGAAAA TGAAACGGTCATCGCTTTGAAGATTTGTCGAACTTTGATCCAAAAGTGTCCAGAAAATGTAATGATCATGGCCTCAGAGATTGTTAAAATACTGTTGGCTTCTAGTAATCTCAAAAACTTGGACGTCCAAAACGTTTCAGTGGattgttttgcttccttttgcGAACGGAgtataaaaacaaattccttggcttttggaaatgaattttataaatcatTCGATGAATTGGTTTCGTTCTATTTTGACCTATCTAGAAGCGAAAGCCCCCCAGATCCCCAGCAATCAAGAATGCTAGGCTTGAAGGCATTTCACGCCTTGACATCTTGTAAGCTATCAAATGTTGAAGGCGAATCACGTAGTCAGCCCCATTTCGTTATTCATGCTTTTCTAAGTAATGCTTGgagcaaaaatgaaatggcCCAACAAAGCTTTATTGCTTTGGTACGCTCAACAGCTCAAGCATTTAGGCCATTACCTCCCAGTACTACTGGTATATCTTTACCAGAACATGATGAAGTTGGCGACACTGTAGAGATCgcgaataaaaaattatcgCTGAGGGTTTTATATAACGTATATACTCAGACCAATCCTCTATTCATGACTGAAAGCACGAAATCTCTAgttcattttttctctgGTAAATCAAATACTGTGGTTAATCAGACTTACATTTCTGTTATACTCAACCAAATAGTTGAGTGGACTCCCGTTGAACTACGGCattctatctttttttgctgttTACGTTGTTTGCAAAGCAGCCGCAttgaaaatgcaaataCTAATGTTTTGGTTCCCTACATGATCTATTCCATCCTTAACTCCCAAAATTCTATTCCGGGTCTTTCTGTGATTGACGTTCTCAGAGAGGTAGAATTTCATCTTCTAATTGCAATAGAAAATACTGAAATTAGTGATTCAGAATGGTACACGTTGTGTGCATCTCCAACTGAGCGATTACCTCGGCGTTTATATTTACTTCTGCTATGTATTACTTCCTTAATCAATCATCAGTATTACAACGAAGAGTTCGCCGATGTATGGAAAGAGATGGATTCACTTTCAAGTGAGAAAGCTACAACTGCCACTCAGCTGGTTGTGCTTACGGCTTTGGATATCATGCAGATGGAACAAATGGAGAAGGAAAGGCCTTCTTCAGTTGGTACACTTTCATTCATTGCTGATTTTTTGTATAAGGCTTGGCCAGCAACTTTTCAGCGTGTATATACTTCAGATTCACCATTTGTTCGCTTAAAGACCGTTAACgttttttttgagtttttgaatatttcaCCTACCTCTATTTTTGACTTTAATAcagtttttggaaaaagcacAGTTTCTTATTTCTCCGCTTTATGGAGTTTCATCTACGAAATAAGTGGACAAATCGAAAAATGGCTTGGaaagttttgtttcttgGGAGAGTTTGAGGCTGTACTCAGACTATCACAAAAATTTTATGCCGTTTATGGACCTATTACTGTAGCTGCTTTCCTCCCTTCGCTGTATCGAGCTTTAAATGCTACGGAAGGGCATTACTTGATATCCCATCAAGCTTTGATAGCCGATTATCTTCTTTATGTCTCTGATTGCTTGGGTAATGATACTTTAAAAAGGATGAGCTTAAAGTGGAGAATGTCTCTTCCGTCTGAAGTTCTCGTAGGTTTGGATTTTAACGGCAGAAAGGCCAGAAATTTGTGGGATCCCTTGCCCACAAATACTACTAGCACTATATCTCTTTCACTTGATGAAGTTGTTTCAGAATTGTTACAGAAAAATCCTTCAGTTTATCCTGAGGAAtcaaaagttttatttttggaaaaatctTGGCATCCAAAGTATTCGagcttttatgaaaaaatacagAAACCTACTAAAACAGTTACtttatcttcttcttcagaaaactCATTTACTAATGGGCTGATGATGTCAGATTTTAATCCAAATCCAATAATGGTTCACAAAACTCATCCATCTGCGAAAGTCGACAATCAGAACCCAAAGAACGAGAAAATTCTGACGTTGAAGCAAGCTTTGGAATCTCCCCCGAGTGCTCGGACATCATCGGGCTTCCGTACGCCATCTGAAATAACACTGTCATTGCGTTCTGCTAGTCCCCTCCCATTATTGGACATTTTTAATATGAATAACTCTCTCTCAGCACCGACTATCCAACACCCCCCATACGTTAACTTATAG
- the qtr3b gene encoding tRNA queuosine modification protein Qtr3-like produces the protein MSGNNLLENIKTSTKELVDLCNWISISQSSLPALIDALKGTLQDARPLKFPLNFKSIEDEVNFVALYGLVSFGSGFREQLHEAIGRGAQEASLFLMLSIYISNENGIPDATHLTNIKEHDIQSWMNLPAIEETPVESLPGVFAVSSSHLMELVKKMTFVLNSTGEILKKENFSSLGEFCLRYGNSKDPSILIHALVSTFPAFHDIEQVFGKEVYLLKKAQVVAYQLSLLYPDRFGRQGLCIFADNVIPTVLYLYGVLEIPNELKAKLENKTPLEKEEIVVLRASSVFVCELISERTKIPSPQIDQALWKLGKFSPEIRNSPRFLYQDTIMF, from the exons ATGTCAGGTAATAATTTATTAGAAAATATCAAAACAAGTACAAAGGAATTAGTGGATTTGTGTAATTGGATATCAATTTCACAATCATCTTTGCCTGCGTTGATTGACGCGCTGAAGGGTACGTTGCAAGATGCTCGTCCATTAAAGTTTCctttaaattttaaaagtatAGAGGATGAAGTGAATTTTGTTGCTCTCTATGGTCTAGTAAGTTTTGGCTCTGGCTTCCGAGAACAACTTCACGAAGC AATTGGACGTGGTGCACAAGAAGCTTCGCTGTTTTTGATGCTGTCCATTTATATTTCCAACGAGAACGGAATCCCAGATGCCACTCACTTAACAAACATCAAAGAACACGATATCCAATCTTGGATGAATCTCCCTGCTATAGAAGAAACGCCAGTGGAATCCCTTCCTGGAGTCTTTGCAGTTTCTTCTAGTCACTTGATGGAATTGGTGAAGAAAATGACTTTTGTACTTAATTCTACGGGAgagattttaaagaaggaaaacttCTCGTCATTGGGAGAATTCTGCCTTCGATATGGCAACAGCAAGGATCCTTCAATCCTTATCCATGCGCTCGTTAGCACGTTTCCAGCATTTCATGATATCGAGcaagtttttggaaaagaagtttatttattaaaaaaggcaCAAGTAGTTGCTTACCAGCTATCGCTTTTGTATCCCGACAGATTTGGTCGTCAAGGGTTGTGTATTTTCGCCGACAATGTTATACCAACTGTCCTATATCTTTATGGAGTCCTAGAAATTCCTAATGAGTTAAAAGCAAAGTTGGAGAATAAGACGCcattagaaaaagaagaaatagtTGTGCTTCGAGCGTCTTCTGTTTTTGTCTGCGAATTGATTTCCGAAAGAACTAAAATCCCATCTCCTCAAATAGATCAAGCTCTCTGGAAGTTAGGAAAGTTCTCACCTGAAATACGAAATTCTCCACGTTTCTTATACCAAGACACCATtatgttttaa
- the lat1 gene encoding dihydrolipoamide S-acetyltransferase E2, Lat1 yields MLSGSLVRNVRRGFAVTKSLQVSGGTITAKRANLYPLISSMARSYATKKEYPPYTVLNMPALSPTMTAGNIGAYHKSIGDRIEPGDVLCEIETDKAQMDFEQQDEGYLAKILIETGAKDVPVGKPVALTVENVDDVEAFNDFSIEAAATETPETPKEEPKVEKVEATAQPEAAEAETHEATSVDGNRIFASPIAKKLAEEKGVNLSQLRGSGPNGRIIKVDVENFKPAQPAAPSNKAAAAATTPAASVKDAAAAGTYEDLPLSNMRKIIASRLTESKQINPHYYVSVAIDAEKIVRLRTALNSMADGRYKLSVNDLVIKAVTAALREVPEVNSAWMGEFIRQYKNVDISMAVATPSGLVTPVIRNASGLGLREISNLAKDYGQRARINRLKPEEYQGGTFTISNLGMFPVDQFTAIINPPQAGILAVGTVNETVVPDKTSEKGFRVAPIMKCTLSADHRVVDGAMAARFTTALKKIMENPLELLL; encoded by the exons ATGTTGTCTGGAAGTCTCGTTCGAAATGTGCGCCGTGGTTTCGCTGTAACGAAGTCGTTACAGGTTTCCGGCGG AACAATTACAGCTAAGCGTGCCAATCTTTACCCCCTGATTAGTAGCATGGCCCGATCTTATGCTactaaaaaagaatatccTCCATACACAGTTTTAAATATGCCAGCTTTGTCTCCTACTATGACTGCTGGTAATATTGGAGCATACCACAAAAGTATTGGAGACAGAATTGAGCCTGGTGATGTGTTGTGCGAAATTGAAACTGACAAGGCTCAGATGGATTTTGAACAACAAGATGAGGGTTATTTGGCTAAAATTTTGATTGAGACAGGTGCTAAGGATGTCCCTGTCGGCAAGCCCGTTGCTCTCACTGTAGAAAACGTGGACGATGTAGAAGCTTTCAATGATTTCAGCATCGAAGCTGCTGCTACTGAAACTCCTGAAACTCCTAAAGAAGAACCCAAGGTAGAAAAGGTTGAAGCTACTGCTCAACCCGAAGCTGCCGAGGCTGAGACACATGAAGCCACCAGTGTTGACGGCAACCGAATCTTTGCATCTCCTATTGCTAAGAAGTTGGCTGAAGAGAAGGGTGTTAACTTGTCTCAACTGCGCGGATCTGGTCCCAATGGCCGTATCATCAAGGTCGATGTCGAAAACTTTAAACCCGCCCAACCTGCCGCTCCTTCAAATAAAGCTGCTGCTGCCGCAACTACTCCTGCTGCTTCTGTTAAGGACGCTGCTGCCGCTGGCACCTATGAAGATTTACCCTTGAGCAACATGCGCAAGATTATCGCTTCTCGCCTTACTGAAAGTAAGCAAATCAACCCTCATTACTATGTTAGCGTCGCCATTGATGCCGAAAAGATTGTTCGCCTTCGCACTGCTCTTAACTCTATGGCTGATGGCCGTTACAAGCTCTCTGTTAATGACCTCGTAATTAAGGCTGTTACTGCCGCTTTGAGAGAAGTTCCCGAAGTTAATTCCGCTTGGATGGGTGAGTTTATTCGTCAATATAAGAACGTCGACATTTCTATGGCCGTTGCTACTCCTTCCGGCTTAGTTACCCCCGTTATCCGTAATGCTAGTGGCCTTGGTCTTCGTGAAATTTCCAACCTGGCTAAGGACTATGGTCAACGTGCCCGTATCAACAGATTGAAGCCTGAGGAATACCAAGGTGGTACTTTCACAATCTCTAATTTGGGTATGTTCCCTGTTGATCAATTTACTGCTATTATCAACCCTCCTCAAGCTGGTATCTTGGCTGTTGGTACTGTTAACGAGACTGTTGTTCCTGATAAGACCTCTGAGAAGGGCTTCAGGGTTGCTCCTATTATGAAATGCACTTTGAGCGCTGATCATCGCGTTGTTGACGGTGCTATGGCTGCTCGTTTCACCACCGCTCTTAAAAAGATCATGGAAAATCCTTTGGAGCTCTTGCTTTAA
- the mae2 gene encoding malic enzyme, malate dehydrogenase (oxaloacetate decarboxylating), Mae2 gives MSETEIKCSLKGEALLANARLNKGTAFTEEERIKYELTSRLPPVVETLQQQIDRAYEQYKSYGERVLEKNFYLSQLSIQNQTLFYALLSQHLVEMIPIIYTPTEGDAIMQYSDVYRYPEGCFLDIEHKDPQYIKHQLGAFGTKDSVKYIILTDSEGILGIGDQGVGGVLISVAKGHLMTLCAGLDPNSFLPIVLDVGTNNPKHRSNPQYMGLKRDRVHGEEYDQYLSTVLGSIKEVFPHAFIHFEDFGLKNAKRILDKYTKEFACFNDDIQGTGAVALAAIVAALQVTKSPLTEQRIMIFGAGTAGIGISNQIISALVGDGLSKQQAFDRIYLVDRYGLLLEKHANVATEGQKPFLKKNDGFQDIKDDVDLETAISRVKPTVLLGCSGQAGKFTEKAMREMAKHVEQPIIFPISNPTKLMEAKPDQIDEWTNGKALLVTGSPLPPIQRNGKEYIVSQCNNALLYPALGVGCVLSGCKFLTDSMMKAASDALATVPKDLFKSEEALLPDLQNAREISRHITLAVLKQARKENLSTTEYPTDDKELSEWILKHEWNPTYKKFV, from the coding sequence ATGTCGGAAACCGAAATCAAGTGCTCTTTGAAGGGTGAAGCTTTGTTGGCAAATGCCCGCTTGAATAAGGGCACAGCTTTTACGGAAGAAGAACGTATCAAGTATGAACTTACCTCTCGTCTGCCCCCTGTTGTGGAAACCTTGCAACAACAGATTGACAGAGCCTATGAGCAATACAAATCATACGGTGAGAGAGTTTTGgagaaaaacttttatttgtCGCAATTAAGTATCCAAAACCAGACCTTGTTTTATGCTTTGCTTAGCCAACATTTAGTCGAAATGATCCCCATTATTTATACACCAACGGAGGGAGATGCTATTATGCAATACTCAGACGTATACCGTTATCCCGAGGGATGCTTTTTGGATATTGAGCACAAGGATCCTCAATACATTAAGCACCAGCTTGGTGCCTTTGGAACAAAAGATTCCGTCAAGTACATCATCCTCACCGACTCCGAAGGTATCTTGGGTATCGGTGATCAAGGTGTTGGTGGTGTCTTAATTTCCGTTGCCAAAGGTCATTTAATGACTTTGTGTGCCGGTCTTGATCCCAACAGCTTTTTACCAATTGTTTTGGATGTAGGTACTAACAACCCAAAGCATCGTTCCAATCCTCAATACATGGGTCTTAAAAGGGACCGTGTACATGGTGAAGAATATGACCAATATTTGAGCACCGTTCTCGGCTCCATAAAAGAGGTCTTTCCCCATGCCTTCATTCACtttgaagattttggtTTGAAAAATGCTAAGCGCATATTGGACAAGTACACCAAAGAGTTTGCTTGCTTCAACGATGACATTCAAGGTACCGGTGCCGTCGCCTTGGCTGCCATTGTAGCCGCTCTCCAAGTTACAAAATCACCTTTGACCGAACAGCGCATCATGATATTCGGTGCCGGTACCGCTGGTATCGGTATTTCCAACCAAATCATCAGTGCCTTGGTTGGGGATGGCCTTTCCAAGCAACAAGCGTTCGATCGTATTTACTTGGTTGATCGCTATGGTTTATTGCTCGAAAAGCATGCTAATGTTGCCACGGAAGGTCAAAAGCCtttcttgaagaaaaacgacGGTTTCCAAGATATTAAGGATGATGTTGATTTAGAGACTGCCATTTCTCGTGTGAAGCCTACTGTCTTGTTGGGTTGTTCTGGTCAAGCTGGTAAATTTACCGAAAAAGCTATGCGCGAAATGGCTAAACATGTTGAACAACCCATTATTTTCCCCATCTCGAATCCTACCAAGCTAATGGAAGCCAAACCCGATCAGATTGATGAGTGGacaaatggaaaagcaCTCCTTGTTACCGGATCACCTCTTCCCCCTATCCAGCGTAACGGCAAGGAATACATTGTTTCCCAATGCAACAATGCTCTTCTTTATCCTGCCTTGGGAGTGGGCTGTGTGCTTTCCGGCTGCAAATTTTTGACCGATAGTATGATGAAGGCAGCTTCTGACGCCTTGGCAACCGTCCCAAAGGATTTGTTCAAGTCGGAAGAAGCTCTTTTGCCGGATTTGCAGAACGCTCGTGAAATTTCCCGTCACATTACGCTAGCTGTTTTGAAGCAAgccagaaaagaaaacttgaGTACCACTGAGTACCCCACCGATGACAAGGAATTAAGTGAATGGATTTTGAAGCACGAGTGGAATCCTACTTACAAAAAGTTCGTATAA